A region of Lycium barbarum isolate Lr01 chromosome 3, ASM1917538v2, whole genome shotgun sequence DNA encodes the following proteins:
- the LOC132634039 gene encoding UPF0496 protein At3g49070 translates to MKIKFRPALRKYFAWNEAQSGKPAHMELDLREEYAHAFRTESYADFWTRVLALAEKISSPTKIVGSTSAARLPSYRLFVEHLLDPDQPTVTRILGLIQTHKETHSLLSEYFSQTAETSLLCSLLLKDVQRTRSRYKSLKFALDSLQKPPYSHVNPIPKILTRLTKFCNSLNPLVSSTSSPLRFKTVQANCSQLLKRLELRRDKTKDKLQFINKLKRGAAVFLVALTVSLTVIVATHALALLVAAPMVMVTSFQLMSTKKLASWSAQLDIAAKGTYILIRDLDTISRLVGRLNDELEDLQAIVRFWLARGGDPLQLQLQASGEVARQLKKNYANFVDQLDELEEHLYLCFMTINRARNLVITEIMNSGPYLLPKE, encoded by the exons ATGAAGATAAAATTTCGTCCAGCACTGAGAAAATATTTTGCATGGAATG AGGCCCAAAGCGGTAAACCAGCCCACATGGAATTGGACCTCAGAGAGGAATATGCCCATGCCTTTCGAACCGAATCCTACGCTGACTTTTGGACACGGGTCCTTGCTTTAGCTGAAAAAATTTCTTCCCCTACCAAAATTGTCGGCTCCACTTCAGCGGCTCGGCTTCCCTCTTACCGCCTTTTCGTGGAGCATCTTTTGGATCCGGATCAACCCACAGTAACTCGGATTTTGGGTTTAATCCAAACCCACAAGGAAACTCACTCTTTACTATCCGAATATTTCTCGCAAACTGCTGAAACTTCTTTACTTTGCAGTCTATTACTAAAAGATGTCCAACGTACACGTTCTAGATATAAATCACTTAAATTTGCCCTAGACTCCCTCCAAAAACCACCTTATTCGCATGTGAACCCTATACCCAAGATCCTGACACGATTAACTAAATTTTGTAACTCCCTTAACCCACTTGTTTCATCTACATCCTCTCCGCTCCGGTTTAAAACTGTTCAAGCCAATTGCTCCCAGTTGCTAAAACGGCTTGAGCTTAGGCGAGACAAGACCAAGGACAaacttcaattcatcaacaaaCTCAAACGTGGCGCAGCCGTTTTTCTTGTGGCTTTGACTGTCTCACTCACAGTGATTGTAGCGACTCATGCATTAGCCTTGCTAGTTGCGGCTCCTATGGTAATGGTAACTTCATTCCAGCTGATGTCAACTAAGAAGCTTGCTAGCTGGTCGGCTCAGCTGGATATAGCCGCAAAAGGGACGTACATACTAATTAGAGACTTGGACACTATAAGTCGGCTAGTGGGTCGGCTAAATGATGAATTAGAAGATTTGCAAGCCATAGTTCGGTTTTGGCTTGCGAGAGGTGGCGATCCGCTTCAGCTTCAGCTACAAGCCAGTGGGGAAGTGGCGCGCCAATTGAAGAAGAATTATGCAAACTTTGTAGACCAATTGGATGAATTAGAAGAACATTTGTACTTGTGTTTCATGACTATAAATAGGGCTAGAAACCTTGTTATTACAGAAATTATGAATTCGGGTCCATATTTGTTACCCAAAGAATAG